A genomic region of Alnus glutinosa chromosome 11, dhAlnGlut1.1, whole genome shotgun sequence contains the following coding sequences:
- the LOC133881390 gene encoding B3 domain-containing protein REM9-like isoform X2: MTGEIHEDMDEFEDNRPCFFKLIFGGFNTEQLRIPRKFVKQYFEDHSLGDNEFLLFKHNGEMSFDVLIFGKDGCERVYASINKHTPVHDEADQLTKLKEKDIQRRKKLEEKEPPTQKRKVWKMAESFTSDFPYFKRCMTKSHVEKVFILRVPAVFAKEHLPPQGRAKIVVRNSEDKSWEVNYVSNGWNHVLSGGFKAFVLENKLKIGDICIFELLGKQEIRVHIFR, encoded by the exons ATGACGGGTGAGATTCATGAAGACATGGATGAGTTTGAAGACAATAGGCCCTGCTTCTTCAAGCTCATCTTTGGAGGCTTCAACACTGAGCAACTG CGAATCCCACGAAAGTTTGTGAAGCA GTACTTTGAAGATCACTCCTTGGGGGACAATGAATTCTTGCTTTTCAAACATAATGGAGAAATGTCTTTTGATGTACTGATTTTTGGAAAAGATGGTTGCGAGAGAGTTTATGCTTCTATTAACAAGCACACTCCAGTACATGATGAAGCAGACCAGCTTACAAAACTCAAAGAGAAAGACAtccagagaaggaaaaaattaGAGGAAAAGGAGCCTCCCACCCAGAAAAGAAAGGTTTGGAAAATGGCCGAGTCTTTTACCTCCGATTTTCCTTACTTCAAGAGATGCATGACAAAATCCCATGTGGAGAAGGTGTTCATACTT CGAGTCCCAGCTGTTTTTGCTAAAGAACACCTTCCTCCTCAAGGCAGGGCAAAGATTGTTGTGAGGAATTCAGAAGATAAATCTTGGGAAGTGAATTACGTGAGCAATGGGTGGAACCATGTCCTTTCTGGAGGGTTCAAAGCCTTTGTACTTGAAAACAAGCTCAAGATTGGTGATATCTGCATATTTGAGCTTTTGGGGAAACAAGAAATCCGAGTCCATATTTTCCGCTGA
- the LOC133881390 gene encoding B3 domain-containing protein Os01g0723500-like isoform X1, with protein sequence MTGEIHEDMDEFEDNRPCFFKLIFGGFNTEQLRIPRKFVKHLPKELPDQAILRDSSGDEWRVKLCKTVEDIYLQDGWKQYFEDHSLGDNEFLLFKHNGEMSFDVLIFGKDGCERVYASINKHTPVHDEADQLTKLKEKDIQRRKKLEEKEPPTQKRKVWKMAESFTSDFPYFKRCMTKSHVEKVFILRVPAVFAKEHLPPQGRAKIVVRNSEDKSWEVNYVSNGWNHVLSGGFKAFVLENKLKIGDICIFELLGKQEIRVHIFR encoded by the exons ATGACGGGTGAGATTCATGAAGACATGGATGAGTTTGAAGACAATAGGCCCTGCTTCTTCAAGCTCATCTTTGGAGGCTTCAACACTGAGCAACTG CGAATCCCACGAAAGTTTGTGAAGCATTTACCGAAAGAATTGCCTGATCAAGCAATTCTTAGGGATTCCTCTGGTGACGAGTGGCGTGTTAAACTGTGCAAGACTGTAGAAGACATATATCTGCAAGATGGTTGGAAGCAGTACTTTGAAGATCACTCCTTGGGGGACAATGAATTCTTGCTTTTCAAACATAATGGAGAAATGTCTTTTGATGTACTGATTTTTGGAAAAGATGGTTGCGAGAGAGTTTATGCTTCTATTAACAAGCACACTCCAGTACATGATGAAGCAGACCAGCTTACAAAACTCAAAGAGAAAGACAtccagagaaggaaaaaattaGAGGAAAAGGAGCCTCCCACCCAGAAAAGAAAGGTTTGGAAAATGGCCGAGTCTTTTACCTCCGATTTTCCTTACTTCAAGAGATGCATGACAAAATCCCATGTGGAGAAGGTGTTCATACTT CGAGTCCCAGCTGTTTTTGCTAAAGAACACCTTCCTCCTCAAGGCAGGGCAAAGATTGTTGTGAGGAATTCAGAAGATAAATCTTGGGAAGTGAATTACGTGAGCAATGGGTGGAACCATGTCCTTTCTGGAGGGTTCAAAGCCTTTGTACTTGAAAACAAGCTCAAGATTGGTGATATCTGCATATTTGAGCTTTTGGGGAAACAAGAAATCCGAGTCCATATTTTCCGCTGA